Proteins encoded within one genomic window of Gadus chalcogrammus isolate NIFS_2021 chromosome 6, NIFS_Gcha_1.0, whole genome shotgun sequence:
- the LOC130384655 gene encoding c-Myc-binding protein-like translates to MINETSSTLAGSGGERPTRRHRTRRMAHYRASDSKREQFRRYLEKGGVLDSLTGVLVSLYEQPEKPSNALDFLKQQLGAAGEEMEETQALRQELARLREQCEVLGEENKDLRSRLQRYEPAPDAPPAAE, encoded by the exons ATGATAAACGAAACTAGTTCAACTCTGGCCGGCTCTGGAGGGGAGCGTCCTACTAGAAGACACCGGACCAGGAGAATGGCGCATTACAGG GCTTCAGACTCGAAGAGGGAGCAGTTCCGGAGGTACCTGGAGAAAGGAGGTGTTCTGGACAGTCTGACCGGTG taCTGGTGTCTCTGTACGAGCAACCGGAGAAGCCGAGCAACGCGCTGGA CTTCCTGAAGCAGCAGCTGGGCGCCgctggggaggagatggaggagacgCAGGCCCTGCGGCAGGAGCTGGCCAGGCTGAGGGAGCAGTGTGAGGTCCTGGGGGAGGAGAACAAGGACCTCCGCTCCCGG CTCCAACGCTACGAGCCCGCCCCAGATGCCCCCCCCGCTGCCGAGTAG
- the utp11 gene encoding probable U3 small nucleolar RNA-associated protein 11, whose amino-acid sequence MATFRKALKSKQRNHHERAQLGSRNFLGLLEKKKDYKLRANDYHKKQNLLSALRRKAMEKNPDEFYYKMISSKLEDGVHRANREAWDVEVTEEQRKMMRTQDLKYVEMRRLADAKKIERMKGELHLLDAKGKQENQHTFFVDSKREVQDFSLAERLNTVPELVGRAYNRPTLETLRTKIIKGPTDNYSLQKLARQRAHQYTVLTQRIERERKLYVIGQKIQSRREIQEKTKRVKMSSETKEAAAVYKYEAKRKR is encoded by the exons ATGGCAACCTTCAGGAAGGCCCTGAAGAGCAAGCAGAGAAACCACCATGAACGAGCTCAG ttgGGTTCAAGAAACTTCCTGGGACTGTTGGAGAAAAAGAAGGATTACAAACTGAGAGCCAA TGACTACCACAAGAAGCAGAACCTGCTCTCTGCCCTGCGGAGGAAGGCCATGGAGAAGAACCCTGACGAGTTCTACTACAAGATGATCAGCTCCAAGCTGGAG GATGGCGTCCACCGTGCCAACAGGGAGGCGTGGGATGTGGAGGTGAccgaggagcagaggaagatgatgaggacCCAGGACCTCAAGTACGTGGAGATGAGGAGGCTGGCCGACGCCAAG AAAATCGAGAGGATGAAGGGAGAGCTCCACCTGCTGGACGCCAAGGGCAAGCAGGAGAACCAGCACACCTTCTTCGTGGACTCAAAGAGAGAAG TGCAGGACTTCTCCCTGGCCGAGCGTCTGAACACGGTCCCTGAGCTGGTGGGCCGTGCCTACAACCGACCCACCCTGGAGACCCTGAGGACCAAGATCATCAAGGGACCCACCGACAATTACAGCCTCCAg aagctgGCCCGGCAGCGAGCTCACCAGTACACCGTCCTCACCCAGAGGATCGAACGCGAGCGTAAGCTCTACGTCATCGGCCAGAAGATCCAGAGCCGCCGGGAGATCCAG GAGAAGACCAAGCGGGTGAAGATGAGCAGCGAGACGAAGGAGGCGGCGGCCGTCTACAAGTACGAGGCCAAGAGGAAGCGCTGA